Genomic segment of uncultured Methanobrevibacter sp.:
AATTAAACTATATTCTATTTTTAAATCTAATATTCCATTTCCTCCATTAGCTTTAATGTCAGTAGCTATTTGGATTAGAACATTATCTTTAGCTTTTTTAAGCATTTTCAAAGTATCTTTTTCATTTTTTTCAGGGTCTGTCTGTATTAATCGTTTATCTCTTTCTAAGATAACTGTAGCATGGAATTGATCTATAATTTCAATTTTTTTATTGATTGGATGGGAACTTGTTATAAATATAAAATTCAAATCATTGATTTTTTTATTACTTTCGAGTTCATTCTCAACTATGTTTGTATTTATAGTTCGCACTGGTTTTTCTTTTCCAGTTATTTTGTAATATGAATCATATATTTTGGAATAACAATAATCAGTAATCTTTTTAAAGAATCCAAAGAAATAAGAAATTATTCCAATAATAACTACTAAAAAGAAGTAATTAATAACTGTTGGAATAGCTGCCTGTAATATTACAACTATTGATCCAAGTGTGATTGCATTTACTCCTAATGTAGGATTTGCAATAATAAAACCATAAATTACAGTTACGAGGAATAAAATAAATGCACTTATTGCTCCAATATCTTCACCAATAATTTTTTTAGCTAATATTGTTTCAGCATATCCTGCAGCTAATGGTGCAAATACAAGTCCAAAGTTCCATCCATAAATATCAATATGGAAATATAAAAAAATATAATAGGTTAAAATACCAATAACTGTTCCAAAAGAAATGCAGATAATTGCTTCTTTTAAATTATCTGTTTTTTCTATTATTTCTTTAAAATTCATGTTACTCGTATTTTATAGCAGTACCATAAGCTGTTACAAGTATTGTGTTACCCATGGTACCTCCTAAATTATCATAAGAAATTTTAAGCCCGATTATAGCATTAGCATCTAAATATTTAGCTTTTTCTTCCATACTGTTTAGTGCAATGTCACGTGCTTTTTGAATTTCTTCTTCGTATCTTGATGTTCTTCCACCTACAACATCACGAACACCTGAAAACAAATCTTTATAAATATTAGCTCCAATTAATGATTCTCCAGTTACTAAACCTTTATATTCGATAATTTCTTTGTTTTCCAGGGTATTTGCAGATGTTAATATCATGTTCATCACTTATTTCATAAATGTCATTACTGCCCAAACAGCTAAGAAAATTATAATAACTCCAGTTAATGCATATCTACTTTTCTTTTGTTGATTAATTCTTTGATCCCAAACTTTTTGACAGTCTGGAGAGCATACAAGTTCATTTAAAGGTATTGGGGTTCCACAAATTGGGCAATGTTTATGAGGTTCTACAGCCATATTATCACCATATTTTTTATATTTTAAAAAAGTTTTTAGTAGTTTTTGTAACTTCTTTCGCAAGTTTTTCTACATTATAATCGTTTTTATAATGAGCAATTGTTTTTAGTATATGAGGTAAATATTTAGGTTCATTTTTATTACTTTTAGGTTTTTTATCAAAATTTTTAGGTATTAAAAATGGAGCATCAGTTTCAATCATTAATTTATTTCCTGGAATCACACTCACAGCATCCTGCAAGTCTTTACCTCTTTTCATATCACAAATCCATCCAGTAACACCAATGCAACATCCTAACTCAATATAATTTTGAGCTTCTTGTTTGGTTCCTGTAAAACAATGAACTACTGCTTTTTCACAGATATCTTCATGTTTTTTTAAGATATTATATAAATCTTCATGTGATTCTCTTTCATGTAAAAATAAAGGCATATCTAAATTTTCAGCTAGTTCAACTTGTTTTTCAAACCATTTTCTTTGAATATCTCTTGGAGAAAAATCACGGTTATAATCAAGACCACATTCTCCAATAGCTACAACACAATTATTTTCAGCTATTTTTTCTAATTCAAAAAGAGTATTTTCATCACATGTTTTTGCATCATGAGGATGAATTCCAGAAGTAGAATATAAAATTCCAGGATAATTAGATGCATAATCACAAGCTATTTCACTTGATTTGACATTGGTTCCAGTAATTATAAATTGAGAAACTCCAACATTATTTGCATCTTCAATTATTTCCTGTTTATTCTTTTTAAAAGAGGGATGCATTAAATTAAGACCAATATCAATAAGATTTTCCACTTAATCACCTAATTTATTTGTTGATAACTTTGGTCCCTACTTCTTCCCCATTAATAGCTTTAACTAAGTTTTCGACTTCATAACCACTAGCTATTATAGTTTCAAGGGAAGATCTTTTAATCATTTGAATAGCAGTCATATCAAAGAATTCATAGGTTCCAGCTTTATTATCTTTGCCACTAATAAAATCAATCATTTCACTAGCTGTAATTTCTTTAATTAATTCAGCATCATCATATTTATTAGGATCCTTATTATACATTCCATCAACAGATGTTAAGTTAATAAGTTTATCTGCATGAATATATTCTGCTAAAATAGCTGAAACTGCATCAGTACTATGAGCAGGTTCTGTTCCACCCATTACAATTATTTTACCAGTAGCTGAATATTCAAGAGCTTCCTGGAAGTTATGTGGTACTTTTTGGTAAGCAGCATCACCAAGTGCAGATAATAATAATTTAGCATTAATTCTTGTAACTTCAATTCCAATATCATCACATTGAGCTTCACCAGCTCCAAGGTCACGAACAACTCCAATATATTCTCTAGCAGGTTTTCCCCCACCAACAACTACAAATATTTCATGTTCATTAGCTAGTGATTTTAATATTTCACTATATTCTTGGAATTTTTTACAATCATATTCTTTTAATAAAATTGATCCTCCAATTGCTACGACTATTTTCATATATTCACCTTAACTATTATTTATTCAAATGATATTATTTAAATTTTAAATTACTTGTGTTTTAAAAAGGAGAATAATTTTTTATCTTTTTTACATATTAAATTCAGAAATATTTGTTTTAAAAATAGCTAGTTTTAACTATTATTTTAATTATTCTTTTATTTTTAGTCATGTTATATTCATGTTGAATAGTGAGTTAATTTAACTGAAAATTAGATGTATGTTTATTTAAATTTTTAAAATAAGAAAAAGAATTAAATTTAGTCAGCATGACCAAATTTAATTTTAAGTTTTTTAATAAATATTCTAGCCCAAGTGTAACCAAACATGGAACCTATGAAGCTTCCTATAATTACTCCTGCAAAGACACCCATTTCTCCATAGCCTAATATTATTCCAAATATGTATGCAAAGACTACTTCAGCAAATAATGATCTTACAATAGTTATTATTAATGAAGATGTTCCTTTTCCAATTCCTTGGAATACAAATGATCCTGCAATACCAAATGGTACGAATATTAAGAAGAAACAGAATATTCTAAGTGCGAATGCTATTTGTGATGTTAAATATGCTGTTGCTGCTGAGTAAGAGAATAACAATGCGATTTGCGGTGCAAATATAAATGTTAGTACTCCTAAAATCAATGAAATTACTAATCCAAATTTGATACTGTATGTGAAACTAATTTTTAATTTTTCATAGTTACGAGCACCATATGCTGCTCCTGCTACTGTTAAAAGTGCAGTAGCTATACCCATTAATGGAATCATAGCCATGGATACAATTCTCATACTTGCAGTATATACTGCTACTGCAGTTGTTGTTGAAACAATAACGAGCATTGCATTTATTGCCATGGTAAGTCCTGAGATAATTAATTGTTCTGCTGTAGATGGTATAGCTACTTTCATGATTTCAATTATAATTCCTTTGCTTTTTTTGAATTGATTAAAACTTAAATTCATGTATGTGTCTTTTTTAATCCATATCCAGTATGCCATTACAATGCAGGATATTCCTGCAGAAATTACAGTTGCCCAAGCAGCTCCACTTATTCCCATATTTAATGTGTATATAAAAATTGGGTCAATAATAATATTTAATACAGCTGTAATGGCTATTGCTATTGTAGCTCTGTTTACATCTCCTTCTGATCTTAATATTGATGAAAGTACTGCTGAGAATAAGAATACTATTAATAATCCAAATGTAACTACACTGTAATCCATACATAAGTCAGTAACACTAGCCCCTCCCATGATTACGACTATTTCTGGGATTAATGGGAGCAATATTATTGGAATTACAATACCTATGATTATGGTTAATATTACTGCATGTAATGCAGCATTGTTTGCTACATGGTCTTTTTTAGCTCCAAATGCTCTTGCAATTAATGAGTTTGCACCTGCACCTACTCCGTTTCCAAGTCCAACAATAATCATAAATAGTGGTGTTATAAAACCTAGTGCTGCTAAAGCATCTGCTCCAAGTCCTGATACCCATACACTATCTGCTAAATTATAAAGCATTATGAGAAGCATAGATAACATCATTGGCCAAGCTAATTTGTTAATAGCTTTTTTTGGATCTCCAGTTATTAATTCAATGTTCGCGTGTTTTCCTTTGGTCATATCAGCCATTTTCTTCCTCCTTTTGTGTGTTTTTTTGAATGTTTATTGATGAGATGGTCATTTTCCTCATTAATTCAACTATTTGCTTTTCGTTAGTATTGCATGTTGAATATATTTGGTTTTCCCATTCATTATTTAAATTCATGATTTTTAAAGCAACTTCTCTCCCTTTTTCAGTTAAAGATAATTGGTATTTTCGCCTATTATTTTCATTTATTTCTTTGTTTATAAGTTGTTTTTCTTGTAATTTTTGTATTGATCTAGCTATACTTCCTTTATCTATCTTAAAATGATTTACAATGTCTTCTTGGCAGGAAGTTCCTTTGTATAGTAGATATGCAAGTATGGGTGCATGTGATGAGGTTATTTCTTCGTTTTTAAGACAATTGTTTAAGTATATTAAGTATTGCCTATGTATTATAGAAATAAATGTAATAAATTTATTATGTTCATCTTTAAACAGATTCATGTCACATTTCATAAAAATCATTTTTTATAAATTTTATTTTGAAAATTTACAATTTTAATATTATGATTTTATACTATATAAAACAGTTGGTATGACAACAATTGTTATAACAATAATTGATAATTACAACAATAATTAGTTAAGTAAAAAAATAAAAAATGAGGTTAATTTAATATTATTTGCGTAATAATCTTTTAAATACTACATAAATAAACATTATTACTAAAATTACTAGTACAACTGGCAGTATACTTAATAAAATTGTATCATTAACTTTATCAAAATGATATTCTCTATTAAAGTCCATTTGTGAAGCATCAGTATGGTTAGCAGTTATTTTAGCAAAATTGTATTGTAAATCATAATAGCTAATGTATGCTCCGTCATAACATATATAATCTGGTGCTTGCTCATGTTCATCCATGTAGTTTTTAACAATTCCTCCCATTTTTATATAATCGTAAATTGAATATGAGTCTTTAGTCAATATTGAATATTTTAATGGGGAATTTGGAGCTTTATAATCTTTAGGACTTTCTAAACCATTTCCATTTAAATATGAACTAGTTAAATATAATAGCTGTTCTGCAGAATAATTATTATATGTATCATTCATTTCATTGTTTCTATTATTTAAAAGACTTTGACTAGCTTGGGCCATACTTGAAGGTGCTAATTTATGAGTTATTACTAAATCATTGTTATAATGTTTGGTGCTGTTGTAATTATTTATTTTATTAATGATTTCTTGAGCAATATATTTATTAGCTTCATCATTATTTTGGCTTAAATGACCGTCAGAACCTTTATCAGGATATTCCTTTAATGGTTGGATGTAGTTAACTCCTGAATCATTAAGAAAGGTTCCTGGTTGATTAATTCCTGCAAAAATTGATTTTGAATAATTATCGTCCCATGCTCTTCTTAGTGAATTTGCATTATCTAAATCATAATCTCCAGTATTTACGAAGATTATTTGTTTATTTGGAGTTGATGAAGAGTATTTGCTTAAAACTAAAAAATTACCAGGATCTACTGCAGCTAGTGCCACACTAACATTTGCATTTGCTTCAATAGCTCGTGTTCCCTCACCAGGTCCTGGAGCTTGACTATCAACTATTACTTTGATTTTTCCATTACTCATGTCTTCAATGTATGTTTTTATGGAATTTAGCATATCTGCATCCTCATTTGTCCCCATGATGTTGTCTGAGGTTAAAAAAACAGTTGTAGTTGCAGATACTTCTTGAATTATGCTAGTTAATAATAGGATAGCTAGTAAGATAATTACAATTTGTTTTTTCATAAGCTTATTTCACTTTTTATAATATAATAACTTTTGTATGTTACTTTGTTAAATTATTTATTAAATGGATTATTTTTCATATTTGATGATTTGTATTTGTTTTTTAGAAAAAATTTAAATAAATTAAAGTTTAATAGCCTTTTTGAGGATTTAAAGAAGATTATCTTTTATTTTAAGTTCTGTAATGTTGTTATTTTAAAAAATAATAGTTGGTGTGTTAAATTGGATTGACTTTATAAAATTATATCTAAGTATTTATTTTAAAATATTTGGTGTTATTTGTCTATGTTTAATAGTTTGATATTAATTTTATAGTTTGTTTAAATTTTAACATTTGATAATTGTTATTTTTAAAATGTAAACTGAAAATAAAAAGTTTAATTGCTAATTAGTAGCTGATTTGAAGTTAATTAATAGTAGTTAAAAAATGTCCTCAAGATAGGAGATTTAAATGTTTGAAAGTAAAGGAAAACATTTCATTGTTTCTTTAGTTTCATTAATTTTAGTATTGGCAACTATGGGTATGTCATTTGGTGCTGATTTAAATGAAACTTTTGAAACTCATGAAATAAATCTGGATAAAGATAATTTGGAAAATTCTCAAAATGATATTGTACAAACTAATGAAATAACTCTTAATGGTGGAAAATTTAGTGATATTCAAAAATCAATTGATAAAGTAGATGATGGGGGAAAAATTTATTTAAATGGTTATTATAGTGCAGATAACAGTAATTCGGTAGTATTTATAAATAAAAATCTTGAAATTATTGGAGGTTCTAATACGATTTTAGATGGAAAAAATATTTCTTGTATTTTTTCAATTCAGGAATCTGGATCAAAATCTACGATAAATAATTTAAAATTTATCAATGGTAACTCTGGACAGGGAGGAGCTATGATAATTCTTGGAAAAGATGTAACTATTAAAAATTCAGTTTTTGAAGATAATTATGCAGATCATTCTGGTGGTGCAATATATACTCTTTCAATTTTTGATAAAAGTGGTAACTATCCAATTAATGGAAATAATTTATTTATACAAAATTGTAATTTCACAAATAACTTTGCACAAATAGCTGCAGGGGCTGTAGGTGCGTATGGAAATAATACTAAAATTGTGGGTTGTAATTTTATAGCTAATAAAGTTAAACCAAGAATAAATCATGAAGCATATGGTGGTGCGATTCAGGTTGGTCGTGATGAGTATGATTTACACTCAGATATTATAAATTGTAATTTTATTAATAATCAAGCTATTGCACATAATTTAAATACTTCTCATGGGGGTGCAGGTTGTGTTAGAAATGGAATAACTTATCAAAATTGTAAGTTTATTAATAATTCTGCAAATCAGGGTGGTGCGTTAACTTATCATGCATCAGGTATTATTAAAAATTGTAATTTTAGTAATAATTATGCAAAACTTTATGGTGGTGCATTAAGTACAGGTTATGCAAATATGAATATGGATTTGAAGGTTGTTGATTGTAAATTTGATCAAAATAAGGCTCTTTATGGTGGTGCTATTCAATTAAAAGGTAAAAATATAGAAATTCAAAGTTCAGTATTTAAAAAGAATGTTGCAGCAATAAATGGTGGTGCTGTAAATATTGTGGCTAAAACAGTTAAAATTAATAATGTTGAGTTTAATGGTAACATAGCTAATGTAAATGGTGGTGCTGTTTATATTAATGGTGATAAAACAACTGTTGAGGATTCTTCATTTGTAGCTAATGAGGCAATTCCAGATGTTAAAAAATTAGATGATGGTTTAGGTGGTGCTATTTATATAAATAGCTCTTCAGCTACTATTAGTAAAAACACTTTTAATAATAATGTTGCAAGAAATGGTAGTGCTATTTACTATGATAAATCTGGTTTGAATTGTATTATTTCAGACAATATAATGGCTGAAAATCAAGCATGGGTATATGCATTACCAATTCATGCTAAAAATATTTATTATGGGGATATTTGTGAAATTTCAGCTACTATATTTGGAGGAAATAATATAGCTAAATATGGGGATTTATCTGTTTCAAATGCAATTTATAATTGTGCAAAACAAGATAAAATCAAAGTAAATGGTGAAACTCCAATTTTAGGAGCTAGTAATAATGGGAAATTGTATCAGGATAGTAGAGAGTACAATATGGATGTTTTGTTAACTGTGGTTCATGAAGATGGTTCTGTAGTTTTTAATAAAACTTTAAAATCAGATTTTAAAGGTTATGTTTCAAATGTTTTAAAAAATGTAAAACCTGGAAAATATAAAGTTAGTGCAACTCACTTTGAAGATACTTATTATAAATATATTACAAATGTCACCTTTTTTAATGTGTATCCAAAAGCAGATCTTCAAGTAAATAAAAATTCTAATTTAATAGATGCTAATTATGGTGATGTAGTAATATGGACTTTAAAAATTACAAATAATGGACCTAATAAAGCAACTGGAATTAAATTAAAAGACTTAATTCCGGAAGGTTTGTTTATTTTAAGTTGCAATGATAAAAATTACAACCAAAAAACAGGTATTTTAAATATTGCTTCACTTAATATTGGTGAATCTAAAATCATAACAATCACAACATTAGTTAATAAAACAGGAACTTTTATAAATAATGCTAGTGTCCAAGGAAATGAATATGATTGGAATTTAAAAAATAATAATGATTCTGCAAGTATTAAAGTTAACTCATCTGCAGATTTAGTTATTGAAAAATTTGTTAATGATACTAATCCTAAATTTAACAGTTTAGTTAAATGGACTTTAAAAGTTACTAATAATGGTCCAAATAAATCAACTGGAGTTTTTGTTAAAGATTTACTTTCTAAAGGATTGATTTATATTTCCGGTAATGGTAACTATGATTTTAAATCTGGGATATGGAATATTGGAACTTTGGAAAGTGGTAAATCTATTTCCATTGATATTATCACATTAGTTAATAAAACTGGTAAAATAGTTAATGAGGCTAATGTGTCTGGAAATGAATATGATTGGAATTTAAGTAATAATTATGATAATAGTTCTATTGATGTTGATGTGTGTGCAGATTTAGTTATTGAAAAATTTGTTAATGATATTAATCCTAAATTTAATAGTTTAGTTAAATGGATTTTGAAAGTTACTAATAAGGGTCCAAATAATGCAACAGGCGTTATTGTCCAAGATATTTTGCCTGAAGGATTAATTTGTTTGGATGATTCATTTAAAGGTATTTGGAAAGTTGGTAATTTGCTTGTTAATCAAACAAAAGAATTAGAAATAATTTGTTTAGTTAATAAAACTGGTAAAATAGTTAATATTGCAAATGTCTCTGGAAATGAATATGATTGGAATCTAAAAAATAATTTTGCAAATAACAGTATTGATGTTAATTCAAGTGTTGATCTTTCTGTTAAAAAATATGTAAACAATATTGATCCTGATTTTGGTGAAATGATTAAATGGTCAATTATTGTTTCAAATAATGGTCCAGATACTGCAACTAATGTTCAAATTAAGGACTTATTAGATGAGGGGTTAATATTTGTAAAATCTAAATTAACAAATGGTCATTATGATGTAAAATCTGGAATATGGTTTATCAGTTCATTAAAATCTGGAATTAATGAAACATTGGATATTTATTGTAAGGTGAATAAATTAGGTAACATTTTGAATGTAGCTAGTGCTAGTTCTAATGAATATGATTGGAACAAATCTAATAATGTGGATAATGAATCTATTGATGTAGTTAAAGTAGCTGATTTGGCTGTTGTTAAATTAATTAATAATTCAAATCCTAATTATAATGATTTAGTTACATGGTCAATAATTGTTAAAAATATTGGGCCAAATTCTGCGACTGGTGTTATAGTTAATGATTTGCTCCCAAACTCTTTAGAATATATTTCATTTAATTCACTTAAAGGTGTTTATGATCCAATAAGTGGTGTGTGGAATATTGGAAATTTAGATGTTGGTGAAGAGTTAAGGTTAGATATTATTTCTAGGATAGTTAAAACAGGAAACATTACAAACTTTGTTAAAGTTAAAGGTAATGAAAAAGATAATAATTTAACTAATAATCATTTTGAAAAATCAATTCAAGTTAAATCATCTGCAGACTTGTCTATTGTAAAATCAGTATCAAAACAAGAGTTTTATGTTGATGATTTGATTGAATATTTAATTGAGATTATTAATAATGGTCCAGACACTGCAGAAAATGTTAAAGTAATAGAAATATTAAATAATAATTTAAAATTGCTGTCTGCAGAATCTACTAAGGGTATTTTTGATAGTAAAAATAATATTTTAACTATCGGTTCTATGGGTGTTGGTGAAAAAGTTATTTTGACTGTTAAAGCTATTGCATTAACTTCTGGTCAATTTGAAAATAAAGTAAATGTTTTATCTGATACTTATGATTATAATGAATCTAATAATCATGATGAAGTTAATGTTCTTGTTTTGGATGAATTAGTTAAAGAAATTGAAGATAATGTAAAATCTTTAATATTGGATAAAAAGTTAAATAATCCATTTTATAAAGCTTTAACTTCTAAGTTGGAAACTATAACTCCATTATCTGCTTTAACACATGTTGGTTTGCAAAAAACTGGATTACCAATATTTTTATTACTTTTAGTTTCAGGAATTTGCATTGGATTTTCACCTATTAAAATTTCAAAGAAGAGATAATTTAAAGTAGCTATTTAGCTACTAATTTTTATTTTTTTCAACCGCTTTTTTAAATTTTTAAAGTACTAAAATTATTAATTTTTGCATCAATTATTTCTATATTTATCAATACAACTATTAAAAAAATAATTCAAAATTTTTATATATTCAATAGTTTTAAATAGAACTTTTAACAAATATTTATTTAGATATTGGTGTAATTATATTAAATTACATTTTTTATCTAATTAATTAATAATGGGGTTATATTATGTCTGATGAAGAAATGATTGAAGAAACAACAGAAGAATTTGCAGAAGAAGATGAAGAAAAATTACCTTTTGCTAAAGCTGAAGTTGTTCGTTTAATGAAAGAAAACCTTGATGATGACAAAATGATCAGGGAAAGAGTAAAAGTAGAAATGAATAAATTTTTAGGGGAAGTTCTTAAAAACGTATGTAAACAATTAAATGACTATCCTTATACAACTATCGAATATGAGATGCTTAAAGAATCTACTTACCCATACACTAATATTACAAGAATCAATCAAGAAAAAGAAAGAATATTATTACATTTAGAAGCTATTAAAGCAGATTGTAATGCATTAGCTATGGATGTTCAAAGAACCTTAAAATTAAAAGATGTTGCTGAAGAAGATGATTTAAGTAGCTTTTTAGCACATGATGATGAAGATGAGGAAGAAGAATAATCTCTTCTTTTTTAATTATCTTCAATAATACTAAAACCTGTTTTTAATAATTTTAATTCTTCTTCAGGGATATCTAAAATTTCAACATCATCACTTACAATATTACTTTGACCAAATGGGTCTTCAATAATTAATGTAGCAGTTTTATCTCCATTAATGAGACTTTTTAAATCTTTTAAAACTATCTGTGCATTTTTTTGAGAAGTGTTATCATTAAATAAATGAAGTGCTTGTTTTACTGCATCTTCGAATCTTGTGATTACACCTTCAACATTAGTAACATATCCTTCTGATTTTGGTCCAGGTTCTACTTTAACACCAAGTTCAGGAATAGAAACGGTAGCAGATTGTGATCTGACAATTCGAGTAGATAGATTATCTTTATTTATTTCTAAAATATATTTTGCAGGATCATTTTGTTCAAGTGCTATAATATCACTATGTTTAAATCCACAGGAATCACAAAGAATTGTTGTTTCTAAAACTTTTCCAAAATGAGGTATTTCAATTTCTCTCATTATTGATTTAGCTACTCCTTCAGTGTTACATGCAGGACATTTAATAATCATTTCGTTAATTTCTTCTTCATTCATTATAAACAAATCCTCTTTTTGTTAATTCATTAATTATATTATTTAATTTATCTTCATTAGGTGCACAGATGGTAAATTCTCTGTATTTTGATAATGTATATAATTTATTCAAATCTTCTTTTTTATCTTTATTTTCATTTAAGTTTTTAATAAATTTACTGGCTTCGTTTGTATCTGTGATATTAACATCTCTGACTAATGAATCTTTAAATTCATCTAATTTGTAAACTATTTTAATTATACTACTGTTATTCTTTTTTATAATAATATCAATAACATTTTCCAAATCATCAATAGTGTTAGTTAAACGAATAGTTTTACAGGTTTGATTTATTGTTTTAAGCAGTTTGCTTAATGTATTTTCAATATTTCCAGTTTCTAATATTGTTGCATTGAATTTTTTTGCTTGAGATATTAAATGGTCATGGATTATTCTATTTTCTTTAAAGAAATCTAGTTGTTTTCCACCTCTATGTATCTGAATTGCTCTTTTAACAAATCTTTCTTTGTGGGCTTCTTCATCAGATGATAAAATAAAGAAATAAATATTAGCATCTTCTTGAAATTTCTTAATATCAATTAATCCAGGAACCAAATGCACTCCTTCAATTATAATATCATCAAAATCAGTGATTGCTCTTTGAATTATTTTTTCTATTGCTGGAATTACATATGATGCATGTTCATCGAATCCTGCCGATACTAATTCATCATAATTATCATATTTAAATTTATTTCTTAAGCTTTTATAAGCTTCATAAGATGAGTTATGGAGTGCAGGAGCATATTCTTTTCCAATAATTCCTCTAACAACTGCTCTTATAAAATCACTTTCAATTAAATGTTTTATGTTTAGTTGTTTAGCTAATTCTGCAGCTATTGTTGATTTTCCAATTCCAGAAGCACTTCCAATTAGTATAACATAAGGTTTTCTCATGCTAGTTGTCTCCTAACTATTTTTAAATATTTATATAATGATTCTTCTTAATTAAAATATTTGTTTTTAAAAACATTATATTTTAATAATAAGAAAACTAATAATTAATAAATAGATTAGAATTTTTTGAAAATCTTTTTTTATTTAAAGTTTTTATAAAAAATTAAGATTATTTTGTTACACAGTTGTTATAAATTATAAGTTATAGGAGTGATATTTTTGTATTCAGTAGATTCAGTTAAAGAACTTCAAGATTTAAATCCCTTTATTGTTGTTGGTTGTGGAGGTGGAGGTGAAAAATTCTCCAATCTTGAGGGCATTGAAGCAGTTGGCTTTATAGATGATGATGTTAATAAACAAGGAACTCAGTTTTGCGGTAAAACTGTTGCAGCAAGTTTAAATGAATGCTTAAGCAAATCTTCTGCAAAATCTCTTGTTATCATGTTGCCTATTGGTGCAGAAGGATCAGCTATTAAATATGCTGTTCAAGCTATTGATGCTGGATTAAATGTTATAACTTCTTTTAGATCATTATCTATTAAAGATAATATTTCTTTAAAAAA
This window contains:
- a CDS encoding ZPR1 zinc finger domain-containing protein translates to MNEEEINEMIIKCPACNTEGVAKSIMREIEIPHFGKVLETTILCDSCGFKHSDIIALEQNDPAKYILEINKDNLSTRIVRSQSATVSIPELGVKVEPGPKSEGYVTNVEGVITRFEDAVKQALHLFNDNTSQKNAQIVLKDLKSLINGDKTATLIIEDPFGQSNIVSDDVEILDIPEEELKLLKTGFSIIEDN
- a CDS encoding YbjQ family protein, whose product is MILTSANTLENKEIIEYKGLVTGESLIGANIYKDLFSGVRDVVGGRTSRYEEEIQKARDIALNSMEEKAKYLDANAIIGLKISYDNLGGTMGNTILVTAYGTAIKYE
- a CDS encoding MATE family efflux transporter: MADMTKGKHANIELITGDPKKAINKLAWPMMLSMLLIMLYNLADSVWVSGLGADALAALGFITPLFMIIVGLGNGVGAGANSLIARAFGAKKDHVANNAALHAVILTIIIGIVIPIILLPLIPEIVVIMGGASVTDLCMDYSVVTFGLLIVFLFSAVLSSILRSEGDVNRATIAIAITAVLNIIIDPIFIYTLNMGISGAAWATVISAGISCIVMAYWIWIKKDTYMNLSFNQFKKSKGIIIEIMKVAIPSTAEQLIISGLTMAINAMLVIVSTTTAVAVYTASMRIVSMAMIPLMGIATALLTVAGAAYGARNYEKLKISFTYSIKFGLVISLILGVLTFIFAPQIALLFSYSAATAYLTSQIAFALRIFCFFLIFVPFGIAGSFVFQGIGKGTSSLIITIVRSLFAEVVFAYIFGIILGYGEMGVFAGVIIGSFIGSMFGYTWARIFIKKLKIKFGHAD
- a CDS encoding DUF2116 family Zn-ribbon domain-containing protein; this encodes MAVEPHKHCPICGTPIPLNELVCSPDCQKVWDQRINQQKKSRYALTGVIIIFLAVWAVMTFMK
- a CDS encoding MarR family winged helix-turn-helix transcriptional regulator, whose amino-acid sequence is MKCDMNLFKDEHNKFITFISIIHRQYLIYLNNCLKNEEITSSHAPILAYLLYKGTSCQEDIVNHFKIDKGSIARSIQKLQEKQLINKEINENNRRKYQLSLTEKGREVALKIMNLNNEWENQIYSTCNTNEKQIVELMRKMTISSINIQKNTQKEEENG
- a CDS encoding adhesin; this translates as MKKQIVIILLAILLLTSIIQEVSATTTVFLTSDNIMGTNEDADMLNSIKTYIEDMSNGKIKVIVDSQAPGPGEGTRAIEANANVSVALAAVDPGNFLVLSKYSSSTPNKQIIFVNTGDYDLDNANSLRRAWDDNYSKSIFAGINQPGTFLNDSGVNYIQPLKEYPDKGSDGHLSQNNDEANKYIAQEIINKINNYNSTKHYNNDLVITHKLAPSSMAQASQSLLNNRNNEMNDTYNNYSAEQLLYLTSSYLNGNGLESPKDYKAPNSPLKYSILTKDSYSIYDYIKMGGIVKNYMDEHEQAPDYICYDGAYISYYDLQYNFAKITANHTDASQMDFNREYHFDKVNDTILLSILPVVLVILVIMFIYVVFKRLLRK
- a CDS encoding TatD family hydrolase, producing the protein MENLIDIGLNLMHPSFKKNKQEIIEDANNVGVSQFIITGTNVKSSEIACDYASNYPGILYSTSGIHPHDAKTCDENTLFELEKIAENNCVVAIGECGLDYNRDFSPRDIQRKWFEKQVELAENLDMPLFLHERESHEDLYNILKKHEDICEKAVVHCFTGTKQEAQNYIELGCCIGVTGWICDMKRGKDLQDAVSVIPGNKLMIETDAPFLIPKNFDKKPKSNKNEPKYLPHILKTIAHYKNDYNVEKLAKEVTKTTKNFFKI
- the pyrH gene encoding UMP kinase; translation: MKIVVAIGGSILLKEYDCKKFQEYSEILKSLANEHEIFVVVGGGKPAREYIGVVRDLGAGEAQCDDIGIEVTRINAKLLLSALGDAAYQKVPHNFQEALEYSATGKIIVMGGTEPAHSTDAVSAILAEYIHADKLINLTSVDGMYNKDPNKYDDAELIKEITASEMIDFISGKDNKAGTYEFFDMTAIQMIKRSSLETIIASGYEVENLVKAINGEEVGTKVINK